The Candidatus Nanosynbacter lyticus genome window below encodes:
- a CDS encoding mannose-1-phosphate guanylyltransferase: protein MIAVIIAGGSGTRLWPLSTSTQPKQLLALTSERTMVQQAYDRARKLGDTIYVVTEASHAGALRAQLPELPDEAFLIEPGRRGTAHCIVLALDYINRHHDRTEPIAFIHSDHNVRDVQGFAHSFATAARISRERGCITLIGIEPTFPSTGFGYIQRDGVIDAQAGVYNVESFKEKPNYETAKRYVESGNYLWNCGYFVGSVEVFMREMQQSAPDLWSNYQTLASIADFGSEAYNHAYLALDNQVIDIALIEKAHQLAMVSASFDWMDIGNFKDLHDAVAKDESGNYAYGDNIHAIDVASTYIRNEQPDKPVAVIGLDNVVVVNTPDGVLVARRDVAAKCGDIAKKLQK, encoded by the coding sequence ATGATAGCTGTAATTATTGCTGGTGGTTCAGGCACTCGCCTCTGGCCACTCTCAACCTCCACTCAACCAAAACAACTTTTGGCGTTAACTAGTGAGCGCACTATGGTCCAACAAGCCTATGACCGGGCCAGAAAGCTCGGTGATACCATTTATGTGGTGACCGAGGCCAGCCACGCCGGGGCGCTACGGGCGCAGCTGCCGGAGCTGCCGGACGAGGCCTTTTTGATCGAGCCGGGACGGCGGGGGACGGCGCACTGTATCGTGTTGGCCCTGGATTATATCAATCGCCACCATGACCGGACTGAGCCGATTGCCTTTATTCATTCCGATCATAATGTACGTGACGTCCAGGGGTTTGCCCACTCGTTTGCTACAGCAGCGCGCATTTCTCGCGAGCGTGGTTGTATTACGCTTATTGGCATTGAGCCGACCTTCCCGTCAACTGGCTTTGGTTATATTCAGCGCGATGGGGTGATTGATGCTCAAGCGGGCGTCTATAATGTCGAGTCATTCAAGGAAAAGCCCAATTACGAGACAGCGAAGCGGTATGTTGAGTCGGGAAATTATTTGTGGAATTGTGGCTACTTTGTTGGCTCGGTCGAGGTGTTTATGCGTGAAATGCAGCAGAGCGCTCCAGATTTGTGGTCGAACTATCAGACGCTGGCGTCAATTGCTGACTTTGGTAGCGAGGCCTACAATCACGCGTACCTGGCGCTAGATAATCAAGTCATCGACATCGCCCTGATCGAAAAAGCTCATCAGCTGGCTATGGTATCGGCTAGCTTTGACTGGATGGACATCGGTAATTTTAAGGATCTACACGACGCGGTCGCCAAGGATGAGTCGGGTAATTACGCATACGGTGACAACATTCATGCCATTGACGTCGCTAGTACCTATATTCGCAACGAGCAGCCGGATAAGCCAGTAGCAGTCATCGGCCTTGATAATGTGGTGGTGGTCAACACACCAGACGGTGTGTTGGTGGCACGGCGGGATGTGGCCGCCAAGTGTGGCGACATCGCGAAGAAATTGCAAAAATAG
- a CDS encoding glycosyltransferase family protein, translated as MSPRNSPPIEGAPAVGVTATFYPDTDDVRLEAALNTAEEWSEQELPLVVIDGSPDDKVAGAFRARGAFVRSARRLGIASQRREGAKFVIDQGGNKIITLEPEKSMAHLALKIAEMLKKCSVVVIGRTEASKESMPPFQRRTEKLIGWLFEYILGMPADALAGPRGYNRQGMQHLLDYPSDAPGMNNWLYMYYTVLAAMANGERVGEIKVDLIYPKSMVEQETDNLDFDRKRYEQAEMQAHILLGRESEAPQDYAAELQRIKLLNELDDKKAALRDMILKELTLMPKDPTIERIQEFFDRVEAIAMLFGYKVGVDADGSR; from the coding sequence ATGAGTCCAAGGAATAGCCCTCCTATAGAGGGAGCACCGGCTGTCGGAGTGACGGCGACGTTTTATCCTGATACTGACGATGTTCGCCTTGAGGCTGCGCTTAATACTGCAGAGGAGTGGTCCGAACAAGAATTGCCACTTGTCGTGATTGATGGGTCGCCAGATGATAAAGTCGCAGGTGCCTTCCGCGCGCGCGGGGCTTTTGTACGATCTGCTCGTCGGTTGGGAATTGCCAGTCAGCGACGGGAAGGTGCAAAATTTGTCATAGATCAAGGTGGAAATAAAATTATCACTCTCGAGCCAGAGAAGTCAATGGCACATCTTGCACTCAAGATTGCTGAGATGTTGAAGAAGTGTTCAGTTGTCGTTATCGGACGGACGGAGGCTTCGAAAGAATCAATGCCGCCATTCCAGCGGCGTACCGAAAAATTGATCGGCTGGTTATTTGAGTATATACTAGGGATGCCGGCGGATGCACTCGCTGGTCCACGGGGCTACAATCGTCAAGGGATGCAGCACCTATTAGATTATCCTTCAGATGCACCGGGAATGAACAACTGGCTATATATGTACTATACTGTTCTGGCGGCAATGGCTAATGGAGAGCGTGTCGGTGAAATTAAGGTCGACCTGATATATCCAAAGTCAATGGTTGAGCAGGAAACGGATAATCTTGATTTTGACCGAAAGCGCTACGAACAAGCTGAAATGCAGGCCCACATATTACTAGGAAGGGAGTCTGAGGCTCCTCAGGACTATGCAGCCGAGCTACAGCGCATCAAATTGCTGAACGAGCTTGATGATAAGAAGGCTGCTCTGCGCGATATGATACTAAAAGAACTTACATTAATGCCAAAAGATCCAACGATCGAGCGGATACAGGAGTTCTTTGATAGAGTAGAAGCTATAGCAATGTTATTTGGTTACAAGGTTGGTGTTGACGCTGACGGGTCTCGCTAG
- a CDS encoding sugar phosphate isomerase/epimerase family protein: MKLAISNIAWTNEEEAEVAAKLRELGVRCVEIAPTKRWDDPTKATPEQINEYVEWWRGYDIEVVAFQSMLFARPDLKLFESSELRDEMRQYMADFLRLAGDMGAGRLVFGSPKNRQRGAMSVEEADSIASRFFAELGDVAKQHNTMLCIEPNAPQYNCDYVTTADEGARLVRTINSEGIGLHLDTACMALAGDDIGESIRNNGDILKHFHVSAPMLDRVYDRDDVDYRAAADALKYIGYEGVVSIEMRPGEQGENVKRVADAVSFVQSVFEG; this comes from the coding sequence ATGAAACTAGCTATATCGAACATCGCATGGACAAATGAAGAAGAGGCGGAGGTCGCCGCAAAGCTGCGGGAGCTTGGTGTACGCTGTGTCGAGATCGCGCCGACGAAGCGTTGGGATGATCCAACCAAGGCGACTCCCGAGCAAATTAACGAATATGTCGAGTGGTGGAGAGGGTACGACATTGAGGTTGTGGCTTTTCAGTCGATGTTGTTTGCGCGCCCTGACCTAAAGCTATTTGAATCAAGCGAACTTCGCGACGAGATGCGGCAATATATGGCTGACTTTTTGCGATTGGCTGGGGATATGGGTGCTGGTCGATTGGTGTTTGGTTCGCCAAAGAATCGACAGCGCGGTGCGATGTCAGTAGAAGAGGCGGACAGCATCGCAAGCCGCTTCTTTGCCGAGCTTGGTGATGTTGCCAAGCAGCATAATACCATGCTCTGTATCGAACCAAACGCCCCCCAATACAATTGTGACTACGTGACAACGGCGGATGAAGGTGCGCGGCTTGTTCGTACGATTAACTCGGAGGGGATCGGTCTGCATCTTGATACGGCGTGTATGGCGTTAGCTGGCGATGATATTGGCGAATCGATACGAAACAATGGCGATATCTTGAAGCATTTTCACGTTAGCGCTCCGATGCTTGATCGAGTTTATGATCGAGACGATGTTGATTATCGTGCTGCAGCTGATGCCTTGAAATATATTGGCTATGAGGGCGTGGTGTCAATCGAAATGCGCCCGGGCGAACAGGGTGAGAACGTGAAGCGTGTAGCAGACGCGGTATCGTTCGTACAGAGCGTTTTTGAAGGGTAG
- a CDS encoding sugar phosphate isomerase/epimerase family protein, producing MKLAISNIAFGKDQRAALNRVSQSGVEGLVVAPTIIWPSLSEIANLSGQELTDRLKTLEREAGEYRKRLGNFGLECVGLQSLTYGIGENAKIFGTEEEGKNLTEHLKRLTNLAGSLGADSMAFGSPGLRNPGELSGEQAMERAAKLFGRVAIAAHDNNTQIAFEPLSGYGNKFVESLEQAGELADRINHPGFGIHPDTAAMFGAGDTPGDLASLIRDHRDSVRGIDASAPELKRLSVAPEVPQGGYMDALRGANYDGWVSIEMRGPLNPEVLKKEIEIFKKQCGLAA from the coding sequence ATGAAGCTTGCCATCTCGAATATTGCCTTTGGTAAAGATCAACGAGCAGCACTAAACCGCGTGTCGCAGAGTGGTGTTGAAGGTCTTGTGGTTGCGCCAACGATTATTTGGCCAAGCTTATCAGAAATTGCCAATCTATCTGGGCAGGAGCTTACAGATCGACTCAAAACTTTGGAGCGGGAAGCTGGGGAATATCGCAAAAGGCTTGGGAATTTCGGTCTAGAGTGCGTTGGATTGCAATCGTTGACATATGGGATTGGAGAGAATGCGAAGATTTTCGGCACTGAAGAAGAGGGTAAAAATCTGACAGAACACCTAAAGAGGCTAACCAACCTTGCTGGGTCACTCGGTGCAGATTCGATGGCATTTGGCTCGCCGGGGTTACGTAACCCAGGAGAGCTTAGTGGCGAGCAGGCTATGGAGAGAGCGGCTAAACTGTTTGGTAGAGTTGCTATTGCGGCCCATGATAACAATACCCAGATAGCATTCGAGCCGCTATCAGGCTATGGCAACAAGTTCGTGGAAAGCTTAGAACAGGCCGGGGAACTGGCTGATCGCATCAATCATCCAGGATTTGGAATTCATCCTGATACAGCGGCGATGTTCGGCGCTGGGGACACGCCGGGGGATTTGGCTTCGCTGATTCGTGACCATAGAGACAGTGTACGCGGTATTGATGCCAGTGCTCCGGAGCTGAAGCGGCTTTCAGTTGCACCGGAGGTTCCTCAGGGAGGCTATATGGATGCTCTCAGAGGGGCTAATTACGATGGCTGGGTATCAATCGAAATGAGGGGTCCTTTGAACCCGGAGGTTCTTAAGAAAGAGATCGAAATCTTCAAAAAGCAGTGTGGTCTCGCGGCATAG
- a CDS encoding NAD-dependent epimerase/dehydratase family protein: MRTALIGYTGFVGGNIKSQHEFDDYYNSKNIADIEGQEYDLVVSAANRAEMWRINQEPEVDRAEIEGFISHIKKAKIKKLVLISTVGVYKNPNGANEDTPIETEGLLPYGVNRYYLEQFCRENFDTTIVRLPGLFGDGLKKNVIYDLMNNNMVEKIHADGMYQYYNLANIWRDITIALENNLPLVNFATPPVSTREVAKVAFGMEFTNTPEGVTPAYWDMHSKYAEVYGGDGDYLYTKEQELAGIKEFVAKNK; the protein is encoded by the coding sequence ATGAGAACCGCATTAATTGGGTACACCGGATTCGTCGGTGGAAATATAAAGAGTCAACACGAGTTTGACGATTATTATAACAGCAAAAATATAGCTGACATTGAAGGTCAAGAGTACGACCTGGTGGTGAGCGCTGCAAACCGTGCTGAAATGTGGCGGATCAATCAGGAGCCAGAGGTTGACCGTGCGGAGATTGAAGGGTTTATTTCACATATCAAAAAGGCAAAGATTAAGAAGCTCGTCCTAATTTCAACAGTCGGTGTTTATAAAAACCCAAATGGCGCTAACGAAGATACGCCTATTGAAACCGAAGGACTTTTACCATACGGAGTTAATAGATATTATCTTGAGCAATTCTGCCGTGAGAACTTTGACACGACGATTGTTCGCCTGCCGGGGCTATTTGGCGACGGACTGAAGAAAAATGTTATTTATGATCTGATGAATAACAACATGGTTGAAAAAATTCATGCTGATGGTATGTATCAGTACTATAATCTCGCCAATATTTGGCGCGATATCACCATTGCTTTAGAGAATAATCTGCCGCTGGTTAATTTTGCGACGCCACCAGTCAGCACGCGGGAAGTCGCCAAGGTTGCCTTTGGTATGGAGTTTACTAACACGCCGGAGGGAGTAACGCCCGCCTATTGGGATATGCATAGTAAATATGCTGAGGTGTATGGTGGTGACGGTGACTATCTATACACAAAGGAGCAAGAGCTGGCCGGCATCAAGGAATTTGTTGCAAAAAATAAGTAA